GGTTTATCTTATGTTCTCCAGATATTCCGATAAGGTCTTCAAATCCTAAAGCCCAGAAGTCTATAAGGTCATCTTGTTGTTCCATAAAGTTATCGATTTTGTTTACACAAAGGATAACAGGTTTTGTTTTCTTTCTAAGGTAGTAAGCTACTTCCTCATCAAGAGCTGTAAGTCCAGCTTTTCCGTCAACAACAAAGATTATAACGTCAGCCTCAGTTACAGCAACCTCAGCTTGTTCTTTTATCTTTGTCATCATAAAATCATTATTTCTAGGTTCTAGTCCACCTGTGTCAACTAAAACAAATTCTCTTCCGTTCCATTCAGTATCTCTGTAAAGTCTATCTCTTGTAACACCAGGTTGGTCATCAACGATAGCCACTCTATCTCCAACAAGTTTATTGAAAAGAGTTGATTTTCCAACGTTAGGTCTTCCAATAATAGCAACGATTGGTTTCATTATTTCCTCCTATTTCTTTTTAAAATTACCTTTATTATTCTTACTATTTTTATTAGATTTTTTATCTACAAAACTATTTTTATTTTGGTTAGATTTACCTTTATCCCCACTTCTGTTAAAGCTAGCTTTATGAGAAAAGCCTTTCGGATTCTCACGAGGGATAATAATATTTTTTTGTTTTTCCTTTTTACCATTGTCCTTTTCTACAAAGATTTTCTTACCTGTAAAAGGATTAATCTCTGTATAATACATAAGTGTTGCATATGTAGATGGAGTTGGTGTAAAGATTTGCACCTGTTCAGGGCTTATCTTAAGCTCCTCTGATGCAAAAATCTTAAGGTCTAACATATCTTTTTCGTTACAACCTGGGTGGGCTGCTATTAAATAATAAGTCAAAAATTGTTTTTTATCAAGCTTTTTATTTAGTTCATAGAACTTTCTTTTAAATTTGATAAGTTCCTCTTTTCCCGGTTTCCCCATCAAATCCAAAATCTTATCCTCAGTATGTTCTGGAGCGATTTTCATCTGACCAGATACGTGATGAGCCACTATCTCTTCAAGATATTTGTCCCCATAAGTTTTATCCCCAAGTATCAAATCATATCTTATACCAGAGGCTATAAAGACTTTTTTTATCTTTTCTATATTTCTCACTTTTTCAAGTAGAGAGATTTGTTTTTTATGGTTAGGTTTTAGGGCTGGGCAAACATTTGGATAAAGACATCTTTTATCGCTACAAGCCCCAAGCTTTAATTTTTTGCTACACTCCATCTGATACATATTGGCAGTTGGACCACCTACGTCAGATATATTTCCCTTAAATTTTTTATCCTTTGTAATCTCTTTTATCTCTTTAAGGATAGAATCCTCACTTCTAGAAGTTACAGTTCTACCTTGATGGATAGCAATAGCACAGAAATTACACTCTCCATAACAACCTCTATGGGTAGTAAGAGAATATTTTATAGTGTCCATAGCTCTGACTTCTCCCTGAGCTTTATAATAAGGGTGTACATCTCTTTCATATGGAAGTTCGTAGATTTCGTCCAAAAGTTCTTCTGAAAAAAGTTCAGATGGTGGATTTTGTATAAGCCATCTATCTCCGTGCTTTTGGTTAAGCCCCTTTGCAGTTATAGGGTCGCAATTTTTATAGAAAGTATTAAACATCTCTATAAATTTATATTTATCTTCTACACACTCTTCATAAGATGGAACAGTTAGATATTTTTTATTTTCTTCTTTGGAAATATAAGCAAGTCCACGGATATTTCTCCATTCTCTATTTCCTTTTAGAGCATTGGCAAGTTCAAGCATAGATTTTTCCCCCATTCCATAAGAGAGAATATCAGCTTTAGCGTCAAAAATTAGAGAACGTCTAAGATTATTTGACCAATAATCATAGTGGGTAATTCTTCTAAGGCTTGCCTCAATCCCACCAAGAACAATAGGGATTTTACTATTTTTAAAAAATCTTCTGATTAAACCTGTGTAAACTATTGATGCTCTATCTGGACGACGATTATTTTCTCCCCCAGGAGTAAAGTCATCTTTGTGTCTTTTTTTCTTAGTGGCAGTGTAGTTCGCCACCATAGAGTCAACACAACCAGCAGATATAGCCCAATAAATATTTGGTTCTCCAAGACGAGTGATATCATCAGGAGAATTTATATCAGGCTGGGCAATAACTCCCACCTTGTAGCCATTTTTTACAAGCCATTTTCCAATAAGAGCTGTACCATTGTATGAAGAATCTATATAGGTATCTCCAGATATTAAGATAACATCTAGAGAATCCCAACCTAATTTTTTTACTTCTTCTAAAGTAGTAGGTAAAAACATAATTTTACTTCCTTTTTATATTCTAGTTAGCATATGTCTAACAGCAAGTATCCCCATTACAGCAGCGATATTTAATCCACTACCATAACCAGACCCATCTCCAGCAGCGTAAAGTCCGTCGATATTTGTCATCATATTTTTATCAATATCCATTCTTGTACTTCTAAATTTTATTTCTGGGAAGTAAAGAAGTAAGTCAGCTGAGGCAAATCCTGGAGTGATTTTGTCGTGTGCCTCAATAAATTCTATAATATTATCTAAAATTCTCTTTGGACAAGCAAGAGAGATATCTCCAGCTACATAATCAGATGTAGTAGGAACGATATTAAGTCTTTCTAACTTCTCATCAGTAGAACGTTTTCCCTCTTTTAAGTCAGCATAAGATTGAACTAAAAGTTTTCCACCAGTAAGCATTGATGACATTTTAGCAATAGCTGTTGCATACTCAAATGGTTTATCAAATGGCTCTGTAAAAGTTTTTGTACAAAGTAGTGCCAAGTTTGTATTTTGAGATTTTTTATGTTTATAGGCGTGTCCATTTGCTAAAACTACATCGTCAGCATGTTTTTCCATAGCTATAAATCCACTAGGGTTACTACAGAAAGTTCTCATCTTATCTTTGTAAGTTTTAGAATAATATATCATCTTTGCCTCATAGAAGTTTTCGTTTATCTCTTTCATAATAATATCTGGAATCTCTACCCTAACACCAACGTCAATAGCTCCGTTAGAACATCTTACACCAGATTTATGGCACATCTCCATTACCTTTTGAGCTCCACTTCTACCCATAGCAAGTAGGACATTATCAGAATAATATTCTTCCTCTTGACCTTTATAAGTAACTTTAGCTCCTTTTATTTTTCCATCTTCTATGATTAAATCTTCTATATCTCTTTCAACTTTAAACTCTACACCTTTTTCTAAAAGAAAATCTACAAGTTTTGTGTAAAGTTTTCTAGAACCATCAGTTCCAAGGTGCATAGTAGGAGTGTCAATAAGTTGCACTCTATTTTCTATACATTTTCTTTTTATTTCAATCATAGCTTGGTTGTATTTAAGACCAGCAGGTTCTTCAGTAAATCCAAAATCTCTATATATTTGTACAACATCTTTTATAGTTTCGTTAACAACCTCTTTACCAGTTACTTTGTGTACATCTCCTCCAACTTTATAATCCATATTAAATTTAGAATCAGAGAAAGCTCCAGCACCGCTTACACCATAGATTATAGCACAAGTAGGGCAGTTAGCACATTTACCAGTAAGTTCTTTAGGGCAAACTCTATTTTTTAACATCTTTCCTTTGTCGATTACTAAAACTTTTAAATCAGGATTTTTTGTTATAGCCTCATAAGCTCCAAAAACTCCAGCTTGTCCACCACCAAGAAAAATAATATCGTATTTATTCATTAATCCTCCTATTTATTGTTTACTCCAATTAATATTTTGAAAATATACATTAGTTGGTAGATTTGGGTGAATCTCTCCACTTTGATTAGAGAAATCATATATCCAACCACCACTTCCATCTATCTTGTTAAAATCATTCGAATCTATCACTTTGTTAGACTCAGCCAGAGAATCAGTTTTCTCTGTAAAATCTAAAATATTTTTTCCATAAATCTCAGCAAAAGATATTTTTTTGCCATCTCTATCTGTGTAGTCCAAAAGAGCAAGGTCATTTGCCACTCCCTCTTTATTAAGTTCTGGGTAACTACCTGTCAGTTGATAGTATTTTTCAAGGGCAATCCTAATCTCCACAAGACTTGCCTCCACTCTCTCAGCTTTATTAAAATATGTAAGCTCTAGAAAAAATGGTTTAATAGATCTAAAACCAACAAATCCCAAAACTGAAAGAATGATAATTATCTCAAAAAAATAATCTATACGTCTACGTTTATATTTAACCATCTATTTCACCTATCTTTTTGGTTTTATAAAGGCTTTTCTTATTATAATCTCCCCTTTTTTAGGATATGTAATCTCAAGATGAAGAGGACCTCTCTTTACAGATACCCAAGAAAGTCCTTTAAATACAAGTTCTTCTCCACTTTCTACAACAAATTCTTCTGTAACCAAATCTTTTAAATCAGGAGAATCCCAACAATCATCACAAGGTGGATAGAACAGATCTCTTCTATTAGAAGTTTCAAGCTCTTTTGCTTTTTCTAAGTTTGTATCGTGATAACTTATATTTTTTGACGCATAAACAGAGAATATAGGGTCAAACTCGTTTTCACTAAGAACTCTCATCTTAACAAGTCCACCGATAAATATCACTCTATCTTTACCAGTTTTATAAGTTTTTCTAGAAATCTCCATTGATGGAACTATATCAAGGTTACATTTTTCACATACTAAATCTGAAAATCTTCCCTCAGGTATTAGCCCCGGAGTATCAATAAGAGTTATATTTCCATTTGTAATTTTTTTCTTAGAACTTTTTAGAGTAGTTCCAGGATATTTTGATTCAGTGGCGATATTTTTACCGATAATTCTATTTATTATACTTGATTTACCTACGTTTGTAACCCCAAGAACAATAGCTCTTACACCGTCAGGGAAGAAATGATTTAATTTTTTATAAATTCCACTTATTCCATAACCTTTTTTGCTACTTACAATAGCCACATCAAGAGGAGCTATCCCCTCTTCTCCAAGACGATATTTTATCCAATCAGCCACTTCTGATGGGTGTTTATCATCTGGTATCAAATCTATTTTATTAAGAACAACTATAGAATCCATCTCTCTTAAAATATCAAGGATTTCATAGTCAAAAGACCCCTCAAAATCTATGGCGTCAAATATTGCCACAGCCACATCAGCGTCTTTTAAAGCCTCGTGTACCTCTTTTCTATAATCAAGTCTTGATAAAGTTATAGGAAGATACTCCCCATAGTTTTTTATTTTAAAACATCTTTGACAGTACAGATCTTTTCCTTGATTTTCATCTTTTTCCAAAACTGAAAGAGGAAGAAACCCCTCTTTATTTTTATCTGTTCCTTGTAGCTCTATACCACAACCAACACAAAATTTACTCATTTAACCTCCAAATTATATTTTTTCTACAATAATATTAGAACTTGTATAAATACAGATAGAACTTGCTATTAAAAGTGCCTCACGAGCAATATCTTCGGCACTCATATCAGTGTGTTTTAAAAGAGCAAGCCCAGCGGAATAGGCGTAATTTCCACCACTTCCTATTGCTAGCAAATCTTCTTCAGGCTCCAAAACATCTCCATTTCCAGAGATTGAGAAAAGTCCATCTTTTCCTCCAACAACGATAGATGCCTCCATCTCCTTTTGAAATTTATCGTTTCTTATATCTTTTGCAAGTTCAACAGCAGATTTTTTTAAGTTTCCTCTATACTCATCTAAGTATTGTTCAAATTTTTCTTCCAAGACAAAAGCGTCAGCAGCTATCCCTGCAAATCCCAAAACTACATCATAATCTTTTATTTTACGGATTTTTCTTGCTTTTGATTTTACTATTGTATCTCCCAAAGTTACTTGCCCATCACCAGCAATAGCAACCTCGTCACCTTTTTTTACAATTAGTATTGTAGTTGCTTTCATTTTTTCCACGAAAACGTACCTCCATTTCTACAAATTGCTATTTATATTCAAACTTTTTAAAATCACAGGTTTTTTTATAAGTTCTTGATAGATTTTAGTAGTCTCTACACTTAGATGTCCCATAAGTTTTTTTAAGTAGTATATGTTCATTCCGTGAGAAAGCATATAAGCTCCAAAGGTATGCCTAAATATAAAAGGATTTACCTCCTTAGAAATTTCGGCTCTCTTTCCATATTTTACCAAAAGCCGTCTCAAAGAACGGTCACTCAATCTATCAGCAGAACTATTTACAAAAATAATATTTTCATTATATTTATCTTTAAATTTTATTTTTTTAGCCTCTAAATACATTTTTAGATATTTTCTAGCAGTTTCACTGAAGAAAACTCTTCTTATCTCTTTACCATTTGCAATGATAATCTCTCTTTCATTAAGATTTATCGCCATTTCACTTAGCATAATAAGTTCGTTAGGTGTCATTCCTGATGAAAACAGAAGTTCAACAATAAGCCTATCACGAATACCATTACATTTGCTTGTATCAATAATATCTCTTAACTTTTCAATTTCCTCCATAGATAAAATCTCAGGGATTTCAACTATAAAATTAGGAGTTTTTATATGTAACATTGGATTTCTCTCTATCTTCTTATTTTCCAAAAGATATTTAAAGAAAACTCTAAGAGAGGATAACTTTCTTCCAAGACTTCTTTTAGAGATATTTTCCTTTTGAAGTTTTATAGAAAAATCTCTAAGGTCAGTAGAGGATATTTTTTTAATATCTTGGATACTATTTTCATCACAATAAGTTTTCAGTTGCTCCAAATCTTTTTTTAAAGATTTTATACTGCTTGCTTTTTTTCTCTTTGTAAACTCAGAATAAAAAAGAAAATCTTTGATAAGTTTCTCCAAAATAATCCCCCCTCTCACTTAGATATATTTTATCACAAATTACCCTATATATTCAGAAAAATTTTCTTTTAAATAAGTTATAGCTCTTTCAGAGATTTTGTTATATCTCTCTTTTTTATCTCTTATTCTTTTTCCCTCAAGGTCTCTTATCATTCCAAAGTTTGGTCCCATAGGTTGGAAATCTTTTTTCTCCTCAGTGATATATTTTATAATAGCACCGATAGATGATAAGTCTTCAAGAACTAAAGGTTCTTTTCCGATTATTTTATTATAAATATTTATTCCTGCCATAAGCCCTGTTGCCATAGCACATACATATCCCTCACTACCAGTTATTTGACCAGCAAAGAATATATTTTCATACTCTTTTAAATTAAGAGATGTTGTTAAAACCTTTGGAGAATTTATAAAAGTATTTCTGTGCATAACTCCGTATCTTACAAAATCCGCATTTTCAAGCCCCGGAATCATAGAGAAAACTCTTTTTTGCTCTCCCCATCTTAGATTTGTTTGGAATCCTACAAGGTTATATAATTTTCCCTCTTTATCGTCTTGTCTAAGTTGCACAACTGCGAAGTCTCTTGCATTAGTTCTAGGATTTGTAAGTCCTTTTGGTTTTAGTGGTCCAAAAAGTAAAGTTTTTATTCCACGAGAGGCGATTCTTTCAACAGGCATACAAGCCTCAAAAAGTTTTTCCTCTTCAAATTTCTTTAAAGGGATTCTTTCGGCGTTTATTAGATTTTCATAAAATTTGTTATACTCTTCCTCAGTCATAGGGCAGTTTATATACTCTCCGTCCCCTTTGTCATAACGAGATTGGAAATATACTTTGTCTTTATCAATAGACTCAAAAGTTACAATAGGAGCAGCAGCATCATAGAAATATAGATACTCATCCTTTGTAAGTTTTTTTATATTTTCAGATAAAACAGGTGATGTCAAAGGTCCACTTGCAATCAAAACTATTTTATCCATTGGAATCTCTTTTAACTCTTCATTTATAAATTCAATATTAGGGTGATTTTTCAAAATATTTGTAATTTTTTCAGAAAAAAGATTTCTATCAACAGCTAAGGCTTGTCCAGCAGGTACTCTAAATTCGTCAGCTACTTTCATAAGTAAAGAACCAAAAAGTCTAAGCTCCTCTTTCATAAGTCCACTGGCATTTCCAAGATGGTCTCCACCAAGTGAGTTACTACACACAAGTTCTGCAAAATTTTCTGTCTTGTGAGCCTCAGTAGATAATTTTGGTCTCATTTCATAAAGTTTTACTTTTATACCTCTCTCGGCTAATTGGTAAGCAGCCTCACTTCCAGCAAGTCCAGCACCAATAACAATTACTTCTTTATTCATATATTCTCCTATAAAATTATTATCAAATTCGTACACAATATTATACTATATTTTACAAAATATTTCCATAGTAGAGATAATTTTTTAGTAAATATTTATAGAATTTTTTTAATTTATGTGATATAATTAATCGTTATGCCAAAATTTTCTATTGTGTGAGGTGAATAAAGTGGAAGTTATAAGTAAAGATAAACCAAAAGGAAAAGACTATTCAATTATAAAAGCTAAAAGAAAACAAAAAAGAATATTAGAAGAAAAAGCGATAAAACAAAGAACTGAAAATAAAAGACAAAATGCTGAAAAAAGAAAGGCTCAAAATTTAGAGAGTGCTTATCAAGACAAATGTAGAGAAGTAGAGATAGTAGGACTTAGAAAAAATATGCTACTTCTTAACATAGAGGGAGAGGTTGAAAAGAGAGCTCCTCTATATGATAAGAGAAAAGTAAATTCTGGAAATATCGAAAAAGAGATACTAAATGTATTTGTAAAACTTTATGGAAGTGATTTTCCAGTAAGAAAACTTAAAAACTTTAAAGAAAAAAGAGACGAACTAGTTTTTGCCTTTAAAGAACTATTAGATTAAAATCATATTTACTTTTATAATCAAAAAAGGTATAATGTATATATACAAACTTAGGTGTTTCACCACCTTGGTTTTTCAATAAACTGAAAGTGAAGGGGTTCTAAATACAAAAAGTTGTCTTAAATATGACAGCTTTTTTTCTAGAGAAAATTATTGACAGACAGGTCTATATAATATATAATAAAAACACAATTTAATAAAAAAGATTGCTAGGGGAGCCGAAAGGCTGAGAAAGATGTATCTTGACCCTTGGAACCTGATATGGTTAATACCAGCGTAGGGAAGCAAAAGTTTTAATTCTTATTTAATAAAAAAGATAACTAAGATAAGAAAAAAATATTTAGCTCTGTACTTTGGTACAGGGCTTTTTTTATTACAGATTTTAAGGAGGAAGTATGTATTCAACACAAATGGAAGCTGCAAAAAAAGGGATTTTCACAAAGGAAATGGAAATTGTAGCAAGAGATGAGCAAATGACAAAAGAGGAACTTATGGAAAAATTAGCTAAAGGGTCAATAGTAATCCCAGCTAATAAAAATCATAAAAACATCTACCCAAGAGCAGTAGGAGAAGGAACAAGAACAAAAGTAAACGTAAATCTTGGAGTTTCAGAAGACTGCTGTGACTACTGTGGAGAAATGGTAAAAGTTCAAAAAGCTATAGAATATGGAACAGACGCTATAATGGATCTGAGTACATTTGGAGATACTAAAAAATTTAGAAGAGAATTAGTAGAAAAATCTTCAGTTATGTTAGGTACAGTACCAATGTATGACGCTGTTGCAAAACTTGGAAAAAATATAAAAGATATGACTGTTGAAGATCTATTCAAAGTTGTTGAAGAACATTGTGAAGATGGAATAGACTTTTTAACAATCCACGCTGGACTTAATAGAGCTTGTGTAGATAGACTTAGAAATACAAAAAGACTTACAAAAATAGTTAGCCGTGGAGGATCAATTCTTTTCCAATGGATGATATTAAACGACAGAGAAAATCCTTTCTATGAACACTACGACAGACTTTTAGAAATTTGTAGAAAATATGATGTAACTTTAAGTTTAGGAGACGGATTAAGACCTGGAAGTATAAAAGATTCAACAGATGGTCCACAAATCCAAGAATTAATAATTTTAGGAGAACTTACAAAAAGAGCTTGGGAAAAAGATGTACAAGTTATGATTGAAGGACCTGGACACGTTCCAATGCACGAGATTGTTACAAACATGCAATTAGAAAAAAAATTATGTCACAACGCTCCTTTCTATGTATTAGGACCATTAGTAACTGATATAGCTCCAGGATATGACCACATTACAGCAGCAATCGGAGGAGCTATCGCAGCCTCATCTGGAGCAGACTTCCTTTGTTATGTAACTCCAGCAGAACACTTAAGACTTCCAACTTTACAAGATATGAAAGATGGAATAATGGCATCAAGAATAGCTGGACACGCAGCTGATATAGCTAAAGGTCTAAAAGGTGCTAGAGATTGGGACAATAGAATGAGTAAATATAGAGGAGAACTTGATTGGGAAGGACAATTTAAAGAATGTATCGATCCAGAAAAAGCAAAAGAGTACAGAGCATCTTCAATGCCACTTGTAGAAGAAAAAGTTTGTACAATGTGTGGAGATTTATGCCCAATGAAGAGATGTAACGACATCTTAGATTAAATTTAGGAAATAAAAAAGCTGTTGCAATTTATATAAATTATTTTTTTATAGATTTGCAACAGCTATATTAATTTTTAAATTATTTTGCTATTTTATAAACAGCTTTTCTTAAAGATTTTTTCTCTCCAACTTTTAAACAAGGCATATGTGGTTCATCAGTGAAGAATATTATAAAATCCTCTGGAGTAAGAGTAAATACAGTTTCTGGATATTTTTTGAAAAGTCCAAAATCTCCCTCTTCATTAAATGGCTCAGCCACTTCTAACCCTTCATCAGAAAGTAAAACTCCATAGTTTTCAACACCTTCAACGATAACTTGAATGTCTATATATTTTTTGTGAGTTTCAAATAAAGCCTCTTCAAAATCTTTAGTAGATTCTAATTCTTGGAAATTAAAGAATACTTTATCTCCGTCTACTTCATTTCTTCCAAGAGTACCATTTTTGTAATCTCCTCTTTTGATACTATCGATTGCAGTATCTAAATTTTTAGAAAGTCCTTTGTACATTTCTATATCTTTTATTTTACCAACTATCATCAAAACCCCTCCATAATATTATGATACCTTAATTATACCTTGAAAATCTAAAAAATAAAAATTTTTCTTAGAAAATAATTCCGTATATGAAAAATTATTCATATATCTTTTCTATTTTTGATTTTAAATTAGCCGAAATTTTAAATTCTGGCTCAGATATATATTTTAAAGCTGTAAAAGGTTTATTTTTATAAGAACCTCTATCTCTGTGTGATTCATAGATTTCCTCTTCGATATCGTTTTCAAAAGGAAGAGCAAAACCTAAATCCTCTTTTATAAGAGAGTTTATCTGTTTATTTTTCTTGTTAGAGTTAAAAATCTCCTCTTCAGTTCTCCAAGAGTGGTTATCTCTGTCATAAACAGCCACATATGGAATACTAAAATTGTTTAAAAGAGTGATAAATTGTGGGATTGTACTTTTGCTACCACACTCAATAATAGAATAATCATATTTAAAGACGTTTAAAAGCTTTCCAAGGAAAGAGATAACGATTTTATCAGTTTGTCCCTCTACTAATATAACTTTTTTTGCGAAAAATAGCTCTGCACGGTCTGGATTTATCCAGTAGTTCATATTAAAGGCTTTTATAGCATCATCTTCAAATATATTTTTATTTGTTTGGAATAGATAGATTTTTTCATCTTTTTGTTTTGTTATACAGATAGATTTATATTGTTTTAGCCCTACAAAGCAACTAGAGAAAGTTTTTAAATATATATTGACCCCTCTATTTGAAAGTTTTATAAAATAGTTATAAAGCTCTCTTTGTTTCTGTGGATTAAGATAAAGCTCTGGTTCTTCAAATAAAATAGTGGCATCTCCCAGTAAAGTTCTATTTTTATCTAAAGAATCTAAAGCTATTTTTTTGATAAACTCAAAGAAAAGATAACGGTAAATTTCACTATTAGTGTGACCAAGATTTATTTCGTGATAAAGATTAGCGAGGTCTTCTTCAATCTCTTTGGATTTTTCAGGATTTTTTATAAGGAGCTTGTAGAAGAAAGATGCCACATCTTTAAAATCTCCCTCTCTTCTTCCGTGGATATGTACAAAAGGTACTTCTTCTATAAAGTTTATATAATCTCTGTGGGTTATTTCTTCCCACTCGTTTTTAGTTTTCAAAAGATATTTTACATTCATATCATTATAGATTAAGATTTTTAATTTATATGAAAGTTTATTTTTTATAAAAATTAGTTTTAGCTGAGCATAATCTGAGCCTTTAGCTATATCAGATATATCCAATGGACTTTTATTAAAAGCAAAGGATAGAGCAGAAGTAACATTATTAGTTCCCTCGATACTTTGACCTAAAAAAAGCATAAGTTCATTAAAATGGATATCCATTTTTTTTATTTTTCTCCAATTTCTTATAGAAATCAATTTTAGTTTCATATGCCCCTCCGTTTTATAATAAATTTTGATTTATTTTTCACTATATGTTAATATTACAATATAAATAGAAAAAATTCAAAATAATTTTTTGAAAGGATAATATAATGAAAAAATTAATCATAGCAATGCTTTTTATAAGTCTTGGAATTATAGCTAATGGAGAGGGTAAAAAAAATATAAAGAGGGTAGATACAGAGAAAATAAAAATAGAAAAAACTTCTCTTAAGGAGCTTGGAGAGGATAAATTTTACAAAAGATTAAATGAAAAAGATTTAGATTACAATGTTTTTAAAATGGCTATAAAAGGTTATAGAAAAATAAAAGTTAAAAATGATGATAACATTATTATAATAGATTTTTCAAAGGATTCAATAGAAAAAAGATTTTATTTTATAGATTTAGAAAATGGAAAAATAAGATATAAAACCTATGTTACCCACGGAAAAAACAGTGGAGCTGAAAAAGCTATAAGTTTTTCTAACCACCCAAACTCATATAAAAGTTCAATAGGATTTTTTTTAACGAGAAGTCATTATAATGGAGCATATGGATATTCCATAAGACTTAAAGGTTTAGAAGAGGAGTTTAATTCAAACGCTATTATAAGGGGAATTGTAATTCACGGGTCAAAGGAGGCAGAGGAAAAATATATTGAAAGATATGGATTTTTGGGAAGAACCGAGGGGTGTCCAGCTCTCCCACTTGGGATTTCAAGGGAGATAATGGAAAAAATTCCAGACAATACAGTGCTTTTTATCTACGGAGAAGAGGAAAAATATTTTAAAAAAAGTAAATTTTTAAAATAGATTATTGATAAAATAAAACTACTGTGATATAATGAATCATTAATAACGACTGTTATATAAAAAGGAGAAATATTGTGATTTTTTTAAAGGAAAGCGAAAAAACAGCTATAATATATGACGATAAAAAAATAACTTATACAGAACTTACTAGAGGAGCAAAAAGTTTTGCCGAGAGATTAAATATACAAAGAGATGACAAAGTTGTAGTCTTTATGGAAAATAGACCTGAGATTTTATATGGTTTATTAGCTATATTTGATAAAAGAGGAATCTCTGTAAACTTAGACGGAAGTTTTACAAGTGAAGAGCTTGTATATTATCTTACAGACTGTACACCAAAATATATTATTACATCAAGAAAAAATTATGAAACAGCTAAAAAAGGTGTAGAACTTGCTGGAATTAATGTAGAAATATTAGTTGGAGAAGATATTCCACTTGACTATAACGGAGAAAATATGGTTGTGGAATTAGATGAGAAAACAGAAAAAGATAAAGTTATGTTTATCCTTTATACTTCTGGAACAACAGGAAATCCAAAAGGGGTAATGCTTACTTTTGACAACCTTTTAGTAAACTTAGAAGGTCTTATGAAGTATAAAATGTTTAATTCAGAAGATAGAGTTTTAGGAATACTTCCAATGCACCATATCCTACCTCTTTTAGGGTCAGGATTACTTCCAATAGTTCATGGTTGTACTTTGGTATTTTTAAAAGAACTTTCATCACAAGCTCTTGTTGATGCTCTAAAAAAATATAAGATTACAATCA
Above is a window of Fusobacterium perfoetens DNA encoding:
- the trmFO gene encoding methylenetetrahydrofolate--tRNA-(uracil(54)-C(5))-methyltransferase (FADH(2)-oxidizing) TrmFO, producing MNKEVIVIGAGLAGSEAAYQLAERGIKVKLYEMRPKLSTEAHKTENFAELVCSNSLGGDHLGNASGLMKEELRLFGSLLMKVADEFRVPAGQALAVDRNLFSEKITNILKNHPNIEFINEELKEIPMDKIVLIASGPLTSPVLSENIKKLTKDEYLYFYDAAAPIVTFESIDKDKVYFQSRYDKGDGEYINCPMTEEEYNKFYENLINAERIPLKKFEEEKLFEACMPVERIASRGIKTLLFGPLKPKGLTNPRTNARDFAVVQLRQDDKEGKLYNLVGFQTNLRWGEQKRVFSMIPGLENADFVRYGVMHRNTFINSPKVLTTSLNLKEYENIFFAGQITGSEGYVCAMATGLMAGINIYNKIIGKEPLVLEDLSSIGAIIKYITEEKKDFQPMGPNFGMIRDLEGKRIRDKKERYNKISERAITYLKENFSEYIG
- the thiC gene encoding phosphomethylpyrimidine synthase ThiC, yielding MYSTQMEAAKKGIFTKEMEIVARDEQMTKEELMEKLAKGSIVIPANKNHKNIYPRAVGEGTRTKVNVNLGVSEDCCDYCGEMVKVQKAIEYGTDAIMDLSTFGDTKKFRRELVEKSSVMLGTVPMYDAVAKLGKNIKDMTVEDLFKVVEEHCEDGIDFLTIHAGLNRACVDRLRNTKRLTKIVSRGGSILFQWMILNDRENPFYEHYDRLLEICRKYDVTLSLGDGLRPGSIKDSTDGPQIQELIILGELTKRAWEKDVQVMIEGPGHVPMHEIVTNMQLEKKLCHNAPFYVLGPLVTDIAPGYDHITAAIGGAIAASSGADFLCYVTPAEHLRLPTLQDMKDGIMASRIAGHAADIAKGLKGARDWDNRMSKYRGELDWEGQFKECIDPEKAKEYRASSMPLVEEKVCTMCGDLCPMKRCNDILD
- a CDS encoding YhcH/YjgK/YiaL family protein; translated protein: MIVGKIKDIEMYKGLSKNLDTAIDSIKRGDYKNGTLGRNEVDGDKVFFNFQELESTKDFEEALFETHKKYIDIQVIVEGVENYGVLLSDEGLEVAEPFNEEGDFGLFKKYPETVFTLTPEDFIIFFTDEPHMPCLKVGEKKSLRKAVYKIAK
- a CDS encoding ATP-dependent nuclease, whose protein sequence is MKLKLISIRNWRKIKKMDIHFNELMLFLGQSIEGTNNVTSALSFAFNKSPLDISDIAKGSDYAQLKLIFIKNKLSYKLKILIYNDMNVKYLLKTKNEWEEITHRDYINFIEEVPFVHIHGRREGDFKDVASFFYKLLIKNPEKSKEIEEDLANLYHEINLGHTNSEIYRYLFFEFIKKIALDSLDKNRTLLGDATILFEEPELYLNPQKQRELYNYFIKLSNRGVNIYLKTFSSCFVGLKQYKSICITKQKDEKIYLFQTNKNIFEDDAIKAFNMNYWINPDRAELFFAKKVILVEGQTDKIVISFLGKLLNVFKYDYSIIECGSKSTIPQFITLLNNFSIPYVAVYDRDNHSWRTEEEIFNSNKKNKQINSLIKEDLGFALPFENDIEEEIYESHRDRGSYKNKPFTALKYISEPEFKISANLKSKIEKIYE
- a CDS encoding murein L,D-transpeptidase catalytic domain family protein, producing the protein MKKLIIAMLFISLGIIANGEGKKNIKRVDTEKIKIEKTSLKELGEDKFYKRLNEKDLDYNVFKMAIKGYRKIKVKNDDNIIIIDFSKDSIEKRFYFIDLENGKIRYKTYVTHGKNSGAEKAISFSNHPNSYKSSIGFFLTRSHYNGAYGYSIRLKGLEEEFNSNAIIRGIVIHGSKEAEEKYIERYGFLGRTEGCPALPLGISREIMEKIPDNTVLFIYGEEEKYFKKSKFLK